The following is a genomic window from Niabella soli DSM 19437.
GAAGCTGGTTTAGGCTCTTCCCTGTTCGCTCGCCACTACTTAGGGAATCATTCGTTTATTTTCTTTTCCTCCGGGTACTTAGATGTTTCAGTTCTCCGGGTTGGCTCTCATTGCTGAGTGCTATACCTTCAGTATAGCAGGTTGTCCCATTCGGAAATCTCGGGATATAATACTTGTGTGCAGTTCCCCCGAGCTTATCGCAGCTTACCACGTCCTTCATCGCCTCTCAGACCCTAGGCATCCACCATACGCCCTTAATTGCTTTAAAAAAGTTGTTAAACTTAATTAATATGAGGCCAGCATCTCTGCTGGACTTGATTTTTAGTTTAATTGTAGATTGTTACCCGACCACATTTCTTCAGACCAACCATAATAAATTATAGTGTGATGATCAAATTTGCGATCGAATTTGTTAGGTACTCTCCTAACAGTTTTTGTTTTCCAATATGTCAAAGAACTCTATTCAATTTAAAATATAAAATAATAAATTGAAAATGTAGATGTTCAGATTACGAACCTGTACGCTTTCGATACTACCGAAACGGACATCTATTATTTAAAGAACTAATTTTAAATCCTAAATTTTACATTTAGCTTTCAAAATTTCTTGTGGAGGATATCGGAGTCGAACCGATGACCCTCTGCGTGCAAGGCAGATGCTCTAGCCAACTGAGCTAACCCCCCATTCTGGGCAGAAAGCTCAACGCTTAATGCTTAACGCTTTCTGGCGTTTGGCGTTCAGCTTTTAGCCTTCAGCATTTTTGGTAGACCCGACCAGATTTGAACTGGTGACCCCTACATTATCAGTGTAGTGCTCTAACCAGGCTGAGCTACGGATCTATCTAACTAATGGGCCAATGTGATAATTAGCTAATGTGCTAATTGCCGTTGGCTTTAGATGCCGTTCTCAAATTGGCCATCAGGTCTTATGTAAAGAACTTTTTTTGTAGTCCATGGTCCATTGACCATAGTCCATCGATAAATAAGTTTGAAAGATCAGGAAGCAATAGCAACAGGTAAGTGTTGCTCTAAAAAGGAGGTATTCCAGCCGCACCTTCCGATACGGCTACCTTGTTACGACTTAGCCCCAATTACCAGTTTTACCCTAGGCAGCTCCTTACGGTTACCGACTTCAGGTACACCCGGCTTTCATGGCTTGACGGGCGGTGTGTGCAAGGTCCGGGAACGTATTCACCGTATCATTGCTGATATACGATTACTAGCGATTCCAGCTTCACGCAGTCGAGTTGCAGACTGCGATCCGAACTGAGAGAAGGTTTTTGGGATTAGCTCCCTGTCACCAGGTGGCAACCCTTTGTCCTTCCCATTGTAGCACGTGTGTAGCCCTGGGCATAAAGGCCATGATGACTTGACATCATCCCCTCCTTCCTCGCGTCTTACGACGGCAGTTTCACTAGAGTTCCCAGCGTTACCTGATGGCAACTAGTGATGGGGGTTGCGCTCGTTGCGGGACTTAACCCAACACCTCACGGCACGAGCTGACGACAGCCATGCAGCACCTTGCTTTGTGTCTATTGCTAGAAATACCGCTTTCACGGTACGGCACTCGCATTCTAGCCCAGGTAAGGTTCCTCGCGTATCATCGAATTAAACCACATGCTCCACCGCTTGTGCGGACCCCCGCCAATTCCTTTGAGTTTCAATCTTGCGATCGTACTTCCCAGGTGGGATACTTAATGCTTTCGCTCAGACACTTATTGTGTATCACAAATGTCGAGTATCCATAGTTTAGGGCGTGGACTACCAGGGTATCTAATCCTGTTTGATCCCCACGCTTTCGAGCCTCAGTGTCAATATATGTGTAGCCAGCTGCCTTCGCAATTGGTGTTCTATGTCATATCTATGCATTTCACCGCTACATGACATATTCCGCTAACCTCCACAATATTCAAGACTGATAGTATCAATGGCAGTTTCCGAGTTAAGCCCGGAGATTTCACCACTGACTTACCAACCCACCTACGCTCCCTTTAAACCCAGTGAATCCGGATAACGCTTGCACCCTCCGTATTACCGCGGCTGCTGGCACGGAGTTAGCCGGTGCTTATTCATCTGGTACCGTCAGTTGAGCTAGAAAGCCCCTTTTTCGCCCCAGATAAAAGAAGTTTACAATCCAGAGGACCTTCATCCTCCACGCGGCATGGCTGGTTCAGAGTTCCCTCCATTGACCAATATTCCTTACTGCTGCCTCCCGTAGGAGTCGGGCCCGTGTCTCAGTGCCCGTGTGACTGGTCGTGCTCTCACACCAGTTAATGATCGTTGACTTGGTGCGCCGTTACCACACCAACTATCTAATCATACGCACACCCGTCTCTAAGCGTGTTGCCACTATAATATTATTGAGATGCCTCAACAACATGTTACGAAGTATTAATCCAAGTTTCCCTGGGCTATCCTCCACTTAAAGGAAGGTTGTGTACGTGTTCCTCACCCGTTTGCCGGTCGCCGCCAGGTATTGCTACCCGCGCTGCCCCTCGACTTGCATGTATTAAGCCTGCCGCTAGCGTTCATCCTGAGCCAGGATCAAACTCTCCGTTGTAAATGAGTTTTGATACTGACCGTTTAACTTCAAAGTAACGCTCGACTCGCGTCGATCGTTCTTAAATTAACGTGTCAAATCGAATTTTAATTTTCGCTTGACTTACCTTTCTGTTCTCTCCGCATCACTGCGGAGATGTAGATTGTGCTATTGCTTCCATACTTTCAAAGAACTTTGACCAATGTGATAATGTGCAAATATGAAAATTTGAAAATTATTCACCCGATCTCTGTTGATAACCCGGTCTCGAACCAGTACGACCCCTATCGATCATTATCAGCTATTTTTAAGAACTAAACCCGTTATTTTGGGGTTGCAAAGATACGCATTTGTTTTCAAATCAGCAAAATTATTTTGAAAATAATTTTGCAAGATCAAGAAACCAACTATCTGTATTTGAAGAACTTACCAACTATATTTCCAGAAAAGGAACCCAAGAAAATGCGCTGCTTTTTAAAAAAGCGGACTGCAAAGATAGAATATTTATTTCTAATTTTTACAAAAAAACAGGATAAATTTTCAACTATTTTTTTGAATGGGAGTGGTATGTATAAGCGGAATTGCCAACGAGGAAACCTCTATAGAATTCATTATGTATAAACGCTTTCAATCATAAGCCCTATGGGCGTTTCAGCGTTTTTGTAACCTTTATTTCTTCTCAGAGAACTACCCCGTTTCACAAACGGAGTGCAAATATAGAACAGTTTTTGAAACTACAAAACTTATTTCACGCTTTTTTTTAAAATATTAGATATTGTTGCTAAAAAGCCCGTCCATTCAGGGTTTTGTCTGGCGCCACTAATTAAAACCTTGCTTCTCTATAATGAATCAATGCCGTTTCCGTGAGCATTCAGAAACACAGAAAAGGCGGAACTCCTGGATAGACGCATTAAGCCTCTAAGTATACATCGTTCCTACAATCATTGGTTGCTTTATTTTTCTACTTTTTTCCCGAAAGCATTCGGGATTGCTCACTCTTTTATTCCCGATCAATCGGGGAAAAAAGTGAGAGAAAAAACAGAACAGAATGAATCACTTAATAAAAATTAGAGCCCTATATTAATAAACAACTCTTTGTGCGGGCTATTATTGACAATGCATTATTCCAAGGATAATGAACAGCAGCTTAAAAGTGTCAGAAACCGACATTCAATAATATATCATCAGGGTAATTAACCTTCATGAGCGTGAGCCCGTGCGCTGGCGCGTCAAAAAAAGCGGCTCCAAAACGGGGGGTCTCCAGCAACTGCCGGAACCCATCCATCGATAGGCGCCCCCGCCCTACCTTAAGCATGGTAGCTACCAGGGCACGCACCATCCCCCGTAAAAAACGGTTGGCGGTAACCTGGTAATACAATCCGTATTCCGTTGTACCCCATTGGCTTTCGATAATAGTGCACTGGCAGGTTTTGACCTGTGTATTTTTTTTTGAGAAACTGGTAAAATCAGTGTATTCCTTAATCAGTGTAGCGGCTGTTTGCAGTTCCTCCTCATCTAACTTATAGGGGAAATAATAGGCGGTATCCGCCAAAAACGGGTTTTTAAACCGGTACAGATTATATTGATAACTCCTGCTGCCGGCGTCAAACCGGCTATGCGCATCGGGTGGTACTTCAAAAATGTTTTTTATGACGATGTCCGCGGGGAGTATCGCGTTCAGGTTATAGATCCAATTGGGGTCGAACGACTGCACGCAGTCGAAATGAAAAAAATTCTGTTGGGCATGCACGCCGCTGTCTGTTCTGGAAGAGCCGGTCAGCACAAGCGGCTGCTTTAAAAAAATAGAAAGCGCTTTCTGGATCGCTCCCTGAATGGTGCTGCCGGTTTGCTGGATCTGGAATCCGCTGTAACGGGTTCCCTTATAGCTTACTTCCAAAAAATAACGCATGGCCTATTTCAGCGCATTAAATTTATCGGCATAATACGAATCTTTCAGTTCTGATTGCAGGGAGGAAAAATTCTCAGGGTCTACCAGATGCGTTTTTGCGGCTTCAAACAAATTATACTTGCCGGCATTGGACAAAAACATACTGCTGATATATTTTACCTGGCTTACCGAGTAACATTTATTCCGGAAGGCTCTTTTTGCCTCTTCAATCATTTTGTCGTCATTATCTTTAGCTGCCATATCCCTGCGCAGTGCCAGGAAATCATCCTCTGTAGCAACCGATTTACAATTTCCGGAGGGCGCTCCTTTTTCGGCAACCGGCTCACTTTTATTTTTTCTTTTCCCGGAAGTTCCCGACCCATCTGCATTTTGGCGGATAGCCGGTTTTTCTTCCACTACAAATTTACCGGTGGTATTTTCCGGGGCTGCTGTTGCGGGTGCGGCCTCTACCACCGGTGCTGCTGCTCCGGCGCCACTATTTTCTGTAGCCGGAATGGTTATTTCGATCTGCTCCGGACCGGAACCTGTACTTCTGTCTTCATATACTGCAACGATACCTGTACCTGAAGAATGCTGGGATATTTTCACCACTGCATCTTTGCCGGGCTTAACAGAAGGCGCCGGACTTTCCTTTTGGGGCGCTGCAGCCTGTTTTTCCGCAACCACAGGCGCCGTTTTTGCCGCTTCATTCACCACTTCTTTAGGGGGTTCGGGGTTGGGCGCCGCTTTTACAACGGGCTTTTCTTCTTCTTTGGGTTGTTCCAGTATACTGGGATCATTGGTGGCTTTTGAAAGAGTTTGTGTAAAGCTGCTTGCGTTACTGTTTACGGGAGTTGTTGCAGGTTTGGGCGCAGCAGCAGGCGTTTGAGCAACCGCAGCCGGGGCAGCAGCTTGCTGCTGAGGTGCCTGCTGTTGCGGGGCTTGTTGCTGTTGTTCCTGCTTCTGTTCGCGCCGGCGCTGTGGCTTGGGCAGGGGTGCTTCCGCTTTGGCAAGAGCTGCCGCATCTGCAGCGCTCAGGGGTTTTTGAACCGCCATAGTCTGCAAATCAAATAAAGACCATCCTTCTGCCCCAAAATTTTTGATCAGATATCCTTTATCTTTCGAGTCAACATTGAATTTAAAATTCATTTCGGGCGTTTTGTTATCCGGGAATCCCACTGTAAGCCGGTAATCGCCATCTTTTAACTGGGGAAGGATCAGGTAACCCGAGGAATTGGCGTCAATTTTTTGCCCGTTTATCCTGATATAAAACGGCTGCGCCGGTTCCGTTTGCAGGTAAACAAAATATTTGGATTGAACGGTGTATTGAGCAAAAGACAGGTAGCCGGTTAAAAGGAAAAGGATCGCCAGTAAAAAACGCTTGTTCATAAAGTATGTATTAGTCTATCAGACAAAAATAAAAGAAAAATCAGCTTACAAATAAATCCGGCACTAAGGTAAACATTTGTTCCCGGAAAACGCTCAAATTATACTTTTGAGCAAACAATACAGCCTTGTCGATAACATTAAATTTCCCGCAGATTTTCGCGGATTTTTTTCGCCGATCAGCGCAGACCCATATCGGGATCCCAGAAAAAGGAAGTTCGGTCCCCGCTTCGTCTTTGACAAAGCCTTGTGAGATCCCCGGGCCTGACACAAAAAAGACCGATAATCCTATCAGTCTTAATCAATTATCTTATTAAAAACATTACTACCAACTGCCACCGGCACCGCCACCTCCGAAGCTTCCCCCTCCAAAACCGCCGAAGCCACCGCCCCCGCCACCGCCGCCGGACCAGCCACCGCCTCCACCCCCACCAGACCATCCCCCGGGGAAGATCCACGGGCCACCCTGGAATCCCCTGCGTGATACATAACCACCATTATTACCACCTCCACGGCTCATAAAAATCACAAAGACGATAACAACAATAACGACCAAGAGGATCATTCCGGCACCTACACCTCCCTTACCCTGATGGTAGTCATCCGGCGCTTTGAACTTACCGGCGGCCGCCTGGATGATGGCATCCGTGCCCTCCTGTAGTCCACGGTAATTCTGCCCGCTTTTAAATTCCGGGATAATGATCTGATCTACGATCTGTGACGCCACCAGGTCCGTAATGGCGCTTTCCAGTCCATAACCCGGTGCAATAAAGAGCCCGCGGTTGCTCTGCCCGTCTTTTTCGCCGGTGTTTATTAAAATAACAACGCCGTTGCCGGCCTTTTTCTGCCCGCCAACACCCCATTTCCTGCCAAGGGCGATGGCATAATCGTCTCTGGAATGCCCTTTCAGGTCGTCTACAATAACAACGGCTATCTGGTTAGACGTGCTGTCATCATAGGCCACCAGTTTCCGTTCCAGCTCCTGGTTTTGTTCAGGTGTAAGAAAATGACCGGTAAAATCATTCACCAGCCGGGGCGGGTTGGGTGGTGCCGGAATATCTTTTTCAATTTGTCCGAACGACAATAGTGAAACCAATAGAAAAGAAAGGAGAAAAAGTTTTTTCATAAATTACCTAAAAACCTTTTTAAAAATCTATTTGTAAGTTTTAAATGCTGATCTTTTCCCGCAGATAGCGCAGATCCCGATAGCCATCGGGACGCAGAGATACTCCTGCCGGACCGGCGATAATCTGCAGAGACTTTAGTCATGCAATATCGTTTTTAAATGAACCTAGCTGCCAAAAACAATATCATCCGGCAATTCGTTATGATCGGTTTCCCGGTCGTAGGGGAAAAAATTATGCAGGCCCTCACCGATCTGCTGCACATATTCACTGATACCCGCTGCAAAATCCTTTTTATTAAAATGCCCCAGGATGTGGCGCACCAGCCCGCTCCAATACTCCCGGCCGGTTTTATTGTAAATGCCTTCATCGCCAAAAATGGCTAGCTGCCGGTCCTTCAATGCCACATATAATAATACGCCATTACGTTCCCGGGTGGCGTCCATCTTCAGTTTGAAAAACACTTCAGCCGCACGGTCTACCGGATCCACATATTTGTTGCGATTTTCGATATACACCCGTATTTCACCACTGGTGCGGCTTTCAGCGGTGCGGATCGCATTTACGATCTGCTCCTTCTCGCTATCGCTGATTACGCTTTCCGGTTTTTTATTAAAGAGAGGAAACGACATGTGCTCAGAATTTTATTTCAACATTTTTGTCGGCGCCGGGATCTGCTTTAAATCCGTCCATTGCTTTAAACCCCAACATGCCGGCGCTCAGGTTTGTGGGAAAACTGCGCACCGTTTTATTATAATCGGCAACGGCTGCATTAAAATCTTCCCGCGCCACTTTTATCCGCCGTTCGTTGCCTTCCAACTGCGTTTGCAGGCCGCGGTAGGCTTCCGTTCCGTGCAGTTCGGGATATTTTTCGATAGAAATGATCATCCGGTTGGATGCCGCTGCCAATGAATCCTGCAAAGCCGATTGTTTGTTATAATTGGCAGCGTTCAAGTCGCTTCCCGTTCCCTGCATGGCCTTATTGCGTGCGTCGGCAACCGCCACAAACGTATTATGCTCAAAATTGCTCAGGCCTTTGACCACATTTACCAGGTTGGGCGTCAGATCCAGCCGGCGCTGGTAAGTACTTTGCACTTCACTCCATTTCTGTTGCACATTTTCCTGCTTTTTCACCAATTTATTGTAGGAGATAATTCCATACAATAATACAATTACTGCCGCAGCAATACCGTATAGATAAGATCGTTTCAAAACCGGGTCCTATATAAATTAAAACTGAACAGTTGGTGCTTTGTCTGCTCCGGGATCCGCCTTAAATCCTTCCTTGGCGTGGAAGCCAAACATTCCGCCCAGTATATTCATCGGGAAAGAACGAACTTTTGTATTATAAGACTGAACAGTCTGGTTGAAACTCTGGCGTTTGGCGCGGATATCATTTTCAATGCTTTCCAGTTGTCCCTGTAATTGTTTGAAGTTATCGGTCGCTTTTAACTGCGGATAGTTTTCCACTACCGCCAACAAGCGGCTTAAAGCGCTGCTCATTTCTCCTTGTGCCGCCTGAAACTTGGCCATATTTTCAGGAGTCAGATCATCAGCCTTGATATTTACGGATGTTGCTTTTGCACGCGCATTGATCACATCGGTTAATGTTTTTTGCTCAAAATTAGCCGCGCCTTTTACGGTGTTTACCAGGTTGCCTACCAGGTCATTCCGGCGCTGGTACTCTGCCTGAACGTTATTCCAGGCATTATTTACGTT
Proteins encoded in this region:
- a CDS encoding LemA family protein; the encoded protein is MKGITLVIVVLLVIVGFMGCNGYNGLVKEQENVNNAWNNVQAEYQRRNDLVGNLVNTVKGAANFEQKTLTDVINARAKATSVNIKADDLTPENMAKFQAAQGEMSSALSRLLAVVENYPQLKATDNFKQLQGQLESIENDIRAKRQSFNQTVQSYNTKVRSFPMNILGGMFGFHAKEGFKADPGADKAPTVQF
- a CDS encoding LemA family protein, which produces MKRSYLYGIAAAVIVLLYGIISYNKLVKKQENVQQKWSEVQSTYQRRLDLTPNLVNVVKGLSNFEHNTFVAVADARNKAMQGTGSDLNAANYNKQSALQDSLAAASNRMIISIEKYPELHGTEAYRGLQTQLEGNERRIKVAREDFNAAVADYNKTVRSFPTNLSAGMLGFKAMDGFKADPGADKNVEIKF
- a CDS encoding TPM domain-containing protein; amino-acid sequence: MSFPLFNKKPESVISDSEKEQIVNAIRTAESRTSGEIRVYIENRNKYVDPVDRAAEVFFKLKMDATRERNGVLLYVALKDRQLAIFGDEGIYNKTGREYWSGLVRHILGHFNKKDFAAGISEYVQQIGEGLHNFFPYDRETDHNELPDDIVFGS
- a CDS encoding TPM domain-containing protein; translation: MKKLFLLSFLLVSLLSFGQIEKDIPAPPNPPRLVNDFTGHFLTPEQNQELERKLVAYDDSTSNQIAVVIVDDLKGHSRDDYAIALGRKWGVGGQKKAGNGVVILINTGEKDGQSNRGLFIAPGYGLESAITDLVASQIVDQIIIPEFKSGQNYRGLQEGTDAIIQAAAGKFKAPDDYHQGKGGVGAGMILLVVIVVIVFVIFMSRGGGNNGGYVSRRGFQGGPWIFPGGWSGGGGGGGWSGGGGGGGGFGGFGGGSFGGGGAGGSW
- the truA gene encoding tRNA pseudouridine(38-40) synthase TruA; the protein is MRYFLEVSYKGTRYSGFQIQQTGSTIQGAIQKALSIFLKQPLVLTGSSRTDSGVHAQQNFFHFDCVQSFDPNWIYNLNAILPADIVIKNIFEVPPDAHSRFDAGSRSYQYNLYRFKNPFLADTAYYFPYKLDEEELQTAATLIKEYTDFTSFSKKNTQVKTCQCTIIESQWGTTEYGLYYQVTANRFLRGMVRALVATMLKVGRGRLSMDGFRQLLETPRFGAAFFDAPAHGLTLMKVNYPDDILLNVGF
- a CDS encoding DUF4476 domain-containing protein — its product is MNKRFLLAILFLLTGYLSFAQYTVQSKYFVYLQTEPAQPFYIRINGQKIDANSSGYLILPQLKDGDYRLTVGFPDNKTPEMNFKFNVDSKDKGYLIKNFGAEGWSLFDLQTMAVQKPLSAADAAALAKAEAPLPKPQRRREQKQEQQQQAPQQQAPQQQAAAPAAVAQTPAAAPKPATTPVNSNASSFTQTLSKATNDPSILEQPKEEEKPVVKAAPNPEPPKEVVNEAAKTAPVVAEKQAAAPQKESPAPSVKPGKDAVVKISQHSSGTGIVAVYEDRSTGSGPEQIEITIPATENSGAGAAAPVVEAAPATAAPENTTGKFVVEEKPAIRQNADGSGTSGKRKNKSEPVAEKGAPSGNCKSVATEDDFLALRRDMAAKDNDDKMIEEAKRAFRNKCYSVSQVKYISSMFLSNAGKYNLFEAAKTHLVDPENFSSLQSELKDSYYADKFNALK